The Sphingomonas carotinifaciens region CCACCCCGATGCGCTGACCGGCGCCTGCCCGCACACCGCCTCCATCAACGGCGCGAACGCACTGCGCACCATGTCGCGGCGTTGCTGCCGGTCCGCGGTTTCGCGGACGTGGCGGACAAAGGCGGGCAGATTGGGCTCGGCGGCGACGCTGGCCGGCGCCAGCGGCCGCAGGTCGCTGCGTTGCAGGAGCGCGCGGCGCAGCGCCTTGTACCGGCTGTCGTCGGCCAGATCCTGGATGCCGTCGCATCCGCCCAGGCACAGCGTGCGCAGGCGCTGCACCGCTTCCTCGTCCGACAGGCCTTCGGGCCAGCCGGTCATCCGGGTCCCGTTCCTCTCCATGTCGCGGCCTCCTTTCCGGCGTGTCGACCCGGCGTATCACAGCACTTGGCGAAAAGGAACATAGCAAGAACATCAACTTAGCGCCTAGCCTATCTATTTGCGATCGCAACGCAAAACGCTTGCTCCACTTCGTTAGATCGCTATTGCGAGCCGATATCAAGGATCGGGGGAATGAAGATGGTGGCTGGTTCCAGCCTGTGGACGATCGCGCTTGTCCTGAGCGCCGCACCGGCAACGGGCAATGTCGCGGTGGACGATGCCCCCGCAGCGGCGGTGTCGATGCCGGACGAGGACCCGCAGGATCAGGCCATTGTCGTCACCGGCGAAAAGGACAAGCGGCCGACGACGTCGACGCGGCTCCCGCTGACCCTGAGGGAAACGCCGCAATCGGTGACCGTGGTCGATCGCCAGCGTATCGAGGATTTCAACCTGACCTCGGTCACCGAGGTCCTGGCCCAGACGCCGGGCGTGACGATCTCGTCCACCGACAGCAACCGCACCAATTTCAACGTCCGCGGCTTTGCGGTGCGCAACTTCCAGCTCGATGGCGTGCCGACCATCTATCAGGTGAGCGGATACGAGAACAGCGCGGTCGGCGACATCGCCATCTATGACCGGGTGGAGGTGATCCGCGGCGCGGCCGGGCTGGTGACCGGCGTTGGCGACCCGTCCGCGACGGTGAACCTGATCCGCAAGCGCGCACCGGGCGAATTTCGCGGCTATTTCTCGATGCAGGGCGGCAGCTTCTCGACCTATCGGCTGGAGGCTGATATCGGCGGCCCGGTGACGCAGGACGGGTCGGTCCGCGCCCGCGTCGTCGCGGCCTATACCGACCGCGAATCCTATATCGACCTGCAGCATGATCGTGTCCCGGTGTTGTACGGCACGCTGGAATGGGACGTGACGCCGCACACCCGTCTGCGCGTCGGTGCCGACTATCTGCGCACCGACTCGCGCGGGGCGGGCTGGGGCTCGGTCCCCCTGCTCTACACCGACGGCACGAAGACGGATTTCCCGCGCTCCTTCACCGGCACCACGCGCTGGACCCAGTGGCTGCGCGAGACGACAACCGTGTTCGGCGCGGTGGAACAGGATATCGGCAGCAACTGGCTGCTGCGCGTCAGCTATAATGGCCGGCGCGGCGATAACGACAGCACGCTGTTCAACATCCCCAACGGCTTTCCCAATCGCGACGGCACCGGTCTGGGCGCGCCCTTCTCCTTCTATGGCGAGGTCGACCAGAACGAGGACGCGATCGACGCCTATGTCGCGGGCAAGGTGACGCTGTTCGGCCGCGAGCATGAGGTGGTCGCCGGCATGAACCATTTCGAGCGCGACTTCCTGGTCAATCGCTCGCGCTACGGCGCAACGCCGCCAGGCTATCCGACCGCGGAGACAGGCACCCCCGACATCGACCCGTGGAACCCGACTTTCCCCCGGCCCGACATCATCCGCTCGACCGTGCCCGATTTCACGCAGGACCTGCGCCAGACCGGCGGCTACGGCGTCGTGCGCCTGAACCCGGCGGACTGGCTGAAGGTGATCGCCGGCGTGCGCTACACCGACTACAAGGCCGATCGCGACAATTACCTGGACGGCGTGTTGCAGCCCGACGGCGTCAGCAACGTGCAGCATGAGAGGAAATGGGCGCCATATGGCGGCATCGTCGCCGATCTGACGCCAGCGATCTCGCTTTATGCCAGCTATGCCAGCGTCTTCACGCCGGTGTCGGCGCGCAACGCCAACAACGACATCCTGCCCCCCACCAC contains the following coding sequences:
- a CDS encoding TonB-dependent siderophore receptor, which codes for MKMVAGSSLWTIALVLSAAPATGNVAVDDAPAAAVSMPDEDPQDQAIVVTGEKDKRPTTSTRLPLTLRETPQSVTVVDRQRIEDFNLTSVTEVLAQTPGVTISSTDSNRTNFNVRGFAVRNFQLDGVPTIYQVSGYENSAVGDIAIYDRVEVIRGAAGLVTGVGDPSATVNLIRKRAPGEFRGYFSMQGGSFSTYRLEADIGGPVTQDGSVRARVVAAYTDRESYIDLQHDRVPVLYGTLEWDVTPHTRLRVGADYLRTDSRGAGWGSVPLLYTDGTKTDFPRSFTGTTRWTQWLRETTTVFGAVEQDIGSNWLLRVSYNGRRGDNDSTLFNIPNGFPNRDGTGLGAPFSFYGEVDQNEDAIDAYVAGKVTLFGREHEVVAGMNHFERDFLVNRSRYGATPPGYPTAETGTPDIDPWNPTFPRPDIIRSTVPDFTQDLRQTGGYGVVRLNPADWLKVIAGVRYTDYKADRDNYLDGVLQPDGVSNVQHERKWAPYGGIVADLTPAISLYASYASVFTPVSARNANNDILPPTTGANYEAGVKATPFGEGFTVSAAGFHIRQDNLTITDPNAVPNSLPGNLTPSLSVSGVKTWGGEAEVAGEPLPGWTINGSYTYARSEDRTGLRINPFFPLHLGRVYTTYRLPGDRLTIGGGVTAQSRIFDRGNVPSGRFTAAGAPILVAGEVEQGAYATVDALARYKLTERAILSVNVTNLFDQSYYRNVRFAFGGPGGFYGEPRRVIGSIRVNF